Within the Herbaspirillum sp. RTI4 genome, the region ACAGCCATTTATCAATGCGTACCGAATCGCTCATGGCGTCGAACGTGCCTGCGTGTGGGTGTTAAGCGCGTTCAACGGCCAGCGCCACACCCATGCCGCCACCGATGCACAGGCTGGCCAGCCCACGTTTAGCGTCGCGGCGGGCCATTTCGTGCAGCAGTGTCACGAGAATACGGCATCCTGACGCTCCGATAGGATGGCCGATTGCAATCGCGCCGCCATTGACGTTGATCTTGGACGTATCCCAACCCATTTGCAGATTGACCGCCAGCGCTTGTGCCGCAAACGCTTCGTTGATTTCCATCAGGTCCAGGTCTTGCGCAGTCCATCCGGCTTTTTTCAGACACAACTGGGACGCTGGCACGGGACCCATGCCCATTACGCTAGGATCAACGCCTGCCGATGAATACGCGGCGATACGCGCCAGCACAGGCAAGCCCAGCTCCGCTGCCAGTCGCGCCGACATCAGCACGACGGCTGCTGCGCCATCATTGATACCGGAGGCGTTACCGGCAGTGACCGTGCCGTCCTTGGCAAAGGCCGGACGCAAGCTCGCCAGCGCATCAAGGGTCACGCCATGCTTGATGAACTCATCGCTATCGACCACGGTCGTGCCTTTTTTGCCAACGATTTCGTAGGGCAGGATTTCATCCTTGAACTTGCCGGCTTTTTGCGCCGCTTCCGCCTTGTTTTGAGAAGCGACTGAAAATTCATCCTGCTGTGCGCGCGAGATATCGTATTTCTTGGCGACGTTCTCGGCGGTAATACCCATGTGGTACTGATTGAACGAGTCCCACAGGCCGTCAACAATCATCGTATCGGTCAGTTTGGCATCGCCCATGCGGAAGCCGTCGCGGGAATTGTTGAGCACATGCGGCGAGGCGCTCATGTTTTCTTGTCCGCCGGCAATGACGATTTGGGCATCGCCGCATTTGATCGCCTGCGCTGCCAGATGGATCGCCTTGAGGCCGCTACCGCAAACCTTGCCAACGACGAACGCAGGCACCGTGTCAGGCAAACCTGCGCGCAGCGTTGCCTGACGCGCCGGATTCTGAC harbors:
- a CDS encoding acetyl-CoA C-acetyltransferase; amino-acid sequence: MEEVVIVAAQRTAVGKFGGAFSKIAAADLGAHVIRGLLAKTGIKPEQISEVILGQVLTAGLGQNPARQATLRAGLPDTVPAFVVGKVCGSGLKAIHLAAQAIKCGDAQIVIAGGQENMSASPHVLNNSRDGFRMGDAKLTDTMIVDGLWDSFNQYHMGITAENVAKKYDISRAQQDEFSVASQNKAEAAQKAGKFKDEILPYEIVGKKGTTVVDSDEFIKHGVTLDALASLRPAFAKDGTVTAGNASGINDGAAAVVLMSARLAAELGLPVLARIAAYSSAGVDPSVMGMGPVPASQLCLKKAGWTAQDLDLMEINEAFAAQALAVNLQMGWDTSKINVNGGAIAIGHPIGASGCRILVTLLHEMARRDAKRGLASLCIGGGMGVALAVERA